A region of Diceros bicornis minor isolate mBicDic1 chromosome 31, mDicBic1.mat.cur, whole genome shotgun sequence DNA encodes the following proteins:
- the LOC131395658 gene encoding olfactory receptor 5M10-like, with protein MSSQNHTLVTEFILLGLTEDPLLEKILFGVFLVIYLITLAGNLCMITLIRTNSHLQTPMYFFLSHLSFVDICYSSNITPNMLHNFLSDQKTITYAGCFMQCLLFIALVITELYILASMAVDRYVAIRSPLHYSTRMSRNICISLVMVPYTFGFLSGLSQTLLTFHLSFCGSLEIHHFYCADPPLLMLACSDTYVKKTAMFVVAGFTLSSSLFINLLSYLFIITAVWRIRSAKGRHKAFSTCASHLTTVTIFYGTLCCMYLRPPSEMSVEESKIIAVFYTFLSPMLNPLIYSLRNKDVIHAMQQRIKGNLFHKIAV; from the coding sequence ATGTCTTCTCAAAACCACACTCTAGTGACGGAATTCATTCTCTTGGGACTCACAGAGGATCCACTGCTAGAAAAGATCCTGTTTGGGGTGTTTCTGGTGATCTACCTAATCACACTGGCAGGGAATCTGTGCATGATCACGCTGATCAGGACCAATTCCCACCTCCAAACgcccatgtatttcttccttaGCCACCTCTCCTTTGTAGACATTTGTTATTCCTCCAACATTACTCCAAATATGCTGCATAATTTCCTCTCAGACCAGAAGACCATCACCTATGCTGGATGCTTCATGCAGTGTCTTCTCTTCATTGCCCTGGTGATCACTGAGTTATATATCCTTGCTTCCATGGCAGTGGATCGCTATGTTGCCATTCGCAGCCCTTTACATTACAGCACCAGAATGTCCAGGAACATTTGTATCTCTCTAGTCATGGTCCCTTATACTTTTGGCTTCCTCAGTGGACTCTCTCAGACACTGCTGACTTTTCACTTGTCCTTCTGTGGCTCCCTTGAAATCCATCATTTCTACTGTGCTGACCCTCCTCTTTTAATGTTGGCCTGCTCTGACACCTATGTCAAGAAGACGGCAATGTTTGTAGTCGCTGGGTTTACTCTCTCAAGCTCCCTCTTCATCAATCTCCTGTCCTACCTTTTCATTATTACAGCTGTCTGGAGGATCCGTTCTGCTAAAGGCAGGCACAAAGCCTTTTCCACCTGTGCTTCCCACCTTACAACAGTCACCATATTTTATGGAACCCTCTGCTGCATGTACTTAAGGCCCCCATCTGAGATGTCTGTAGAGGAGTCCAAAATAATTGCAGTCTTCTATACTTTTTTGAGCCCAATGCTGAACCCATTGATCTACAGTCTAAGGAACAAGGATGTGATCCATGCCATGCAGCAAAGGATTAAGGGAAATCTCTTTCATAAAATTGCAGTTTAA
- the LOC131395657 gene encoding LOW QUALITY PROTEIN: olfactory receptor 5M5-like (The sequence of the model RefSeq protein was modified relative to this genomic sequence to represent the inferred CDS: deleted 2 bases in 1 codon) has product MLKKNYTTVTEFILLGLTDRAELRPGLFVVFLVIYLITVIGNVSMILLIRSDPKLHTPMYFFLSHLSFVDLCYATSVTPQMLVNFLSEMKTISFIGCFIQFHFFIALGITDCYMLTVMAYDGYMAICKPLLYGSKMSRCVCLSLVATPYTYGFAHGLAQTILMLRLSFCGPNEINHFYCADPPLLVLACSDTHVKETAMFVVAGSNLTCSLTIILISYMFIFTAILHMRSPEGRRKAFSTCGSHLTAVTIFYETLFCMYLRPPSEASVEQGKIVAVFYIFVSPMLNPFIYSLRNKDVKTAIRKVIQKKLFAK; this is encoded by the exons ATGTTAAAGAAAAACTACACAACAGTGACTGAGTTTATTCTCCTGGGACTGACAGATCGAGCTGAGTTGCGGCCTGGCCTCTTTGTGGTTTTCCTAGTCATCTACCTCATCACAGTGATCGGCAATGTGAGCATGATTTTGTTAATCAGAAGTGACCCAAAACTTCACACTccaatgtacttcttcctcagtcACCTCTCCTTCGTAGATCTCTGTTATGCCACCAGTGTCACTCCTCAGATGCTGGTTAATTTTTTATCTGAAATG AAAACCATTTCCTTCATTGGTTGCTTTATCCAATTCCACTTTTTCATTGCCCTGGGGATCACAGATTGTTATATGCTCACAGTGATGGCTTATGATGGCTACATGGCCATCTGTAAACCCTTGCTGTATGGTAGCAAAATGTCCAGATGCGTTTGCCTCTCTCTTGTTGCTACTCCTTACACTTATGGCTTTGCACACGGTCTGGCACAGACCATCCTGATGCTCCGTCTCTCCTTCTGCGGACCCAATGAAATCAACCACTTTTACTGTGCGGACCCTCCTCTCCTAGTCCTTGCCTGTTCAGATACTCACGTCAAAGAAACTGCCATGTTTGTAGTGGCTGGTTCCAACCTCACCTGTTCTCTCACCATCATCCTCATCTCGTACATGTTCATTTTCACAGCTATTCTGCATATGCGCTCTCCTGAGGGGAGGCGcaaggccttctccacctgtgggTCCCATCTGACAGCTGTCACCATTTTTTACGAGACATTGTTCTGCATGTATCTGAGGCCCCCTTCTGAGGCATCTGTGGAACAGGGGAAAATTGTAGCTGTTTTTTATATCTTTGTGAGCCCTATGTTAAACCCTTTTATCTATAGCTTGCGGAACAAAGATGTTAAAACAGCAATCAGGAAAGTGATCCAAAAGAAATTGTTTGCTAAATAA
- the LOC131395383 gene encoding olfactory receptor 5M11-like, translating into MKIEKVPQCNGTEATGFILLGLTSRRELQPILFVVFLLIYVVTMTGNFGLILLIRITPGLQTPMYFFLTHLACVDIFYSTNISPQMLVNFLSEKKTISYLGCLIQCFVFVTLLLTEYYMLGAMAYDRYVAIYSPLCYSSRMSRPLCICLVTFPYRWGSMAGTMQVILTSRLSFCGPNTINHFYCADPPLLMLTCSDTYIKQTTLFVSAGINFTGSLLIIVVSYVFIFITIMRIHSSEGQRKAFSTCGSYLTAVTLFYGSLFCLYLRPANQQSVEQGKIVAVFCIFVSPMLNPFIYSLRNKDVKQALRRVFMGKLGIMEKSSILTLSQ; encoded by the coding sequence ATGAAGATAGAAAAAGTTCCCCAATGCAATGGCACTGAGGCAACTGGGTTCATTCTTCTGGGACTGACCAGCCGACGAGAGCTGCAGCCCATCCTTTTTGTGGTGTTTCTCCTGATTTACGTCGTCACCATGACAGGGAACTTTGGATTGATTTTATTAATCAGAATTACTCCCGGGCTGCAAAcccccatgtactttttcctcacCCATTTAGCATGCGTGGATATTTTTTATTCCACTAATATCTCTCCTCAGATGCTTGTTAATTTCCTATCTGAGAAGAAAACCATTTCTTACTTGGGGTGTCTGatccaatgttttgtttttgtgactcTGCTCCTTACTGAATATTACATGCTTGGTGCCATGGCATATGACAGGTACGTGGCAATCTACAGTCCCCTGTGTTACAGCAGCAGAATGTCCAGGCCACTTTGCATCTGCCTGGTCACTTTCCCTTACCGCTGGGGTTCTATGGCGGGCACAATGCAGGTGATATTGACCTCTCGCTTGTCCTTTTGTGGACCCAACACTATCAACCATTTCTACTGTGCTGACCCTCCCCTCTTAATGTTGACATGTTCTGACACTTACATAAAGCAAACGACCCTATTTGTGTCTGCAGGGATTAACTTCACAGGTTCCCTACTCATCATCGTCGtctcttatgttttcattttcatcaccATTATGAGGATCCATTCCAGTGAAGGGCAGCgcaaagccttctccacctgtggctcctACCTGACGGCTGTCACTTTGTTCTATGGGTCCCTATTCTGCTTGTATCTGAGACCAGCAAATCAGCAGTCTGTTGAACAAGGGAAAATTGTGGCcgtgttttgcatttttgtgaGTCCCATGCTGAATCCATTtatctacagcctgaggaacaagGATGTGAAACAGGCTTTGAGAAGAGTGTTTATGGGAAAACTTGGTATAATGGAGAAAAGTTCCATTTTGACACTCTCCCAATGA